One window from the genome of Nicotiana sylvestris chromosome 9, ASM39365v2, whole genome shotgun sequence encodes:
- the LOC104217592 gene encoding uncharacterized protein, translating to MNTSQYMDRQIMDLTNSQSNNDFINLMNPHEDISGSTKGESIVPGYEFRPIRPTGSSPPKSHIDSGHITGARDWNSVEFKSNTSRIRNYGSLDSLAPAKLSGDKDLSTVDSSLLFEIDHTVKDYADNLLHAIESMSARLSQVETRSRQIESSLDGLKLSVDNNNGSTDGKLRLVENIFREVQDGVQVIKNKQDIMNTQLQLARFQVPKLEQEVDTHNTTHVDSAQPMSSAPVLSHQQFPPVIALAQPPFALPPPNAPPPPPQQNSLSQTQLQNQLAQNPIPSGTQKETYLPPISQAPGNSSQQYQLPAPQQPQTSIPPPPHQGYQPSPSPLYSQPSPPLQGHLPYTSVNRSQPQPPLSRHPEERHHIASQNYSLPNTSQPPSNPSSGAPASLQFYAAYSNMFEPPSGRQVSGFSGAHGSSTGPGESYPYSGSPVQYGSDSPFKSQQLASTAMGQSGGSGYPHLPTARILPQALPTTSAVGSGSSSPRTGTRVPIDDVVDKVTNMGFSRDQVRATVRRLTENGQSVDLNVVLDKLMNNGESQPPQGWNGR from the exons GCCCAACTGGATCATCGCCGCCGAAATCTCATATTGATTCGGGTCATATCACTGGAGCTAGGGATTGGAATTCTGTTGAATTTAAAAGCAACACTTCTAGAATCAGA AATTATGGTTCTCTTGACTCACTTGCACCGGCCAAACTCAGTGGGGATAAAGATCTGAGCACTGTTGATTCATCTTTGTTATTTGAAATTGATCATACAGTGAAAGATTACGCTGATAATCTTCTACATGCAATAGAGAGCATGAGTGCTCGACTATCACAAGTAGAAACTCGAAGTCGCCAGATTGAAAGTTCTCTTGATGGCCTCAAGCTTTCTGTTGATAACAACAATGGGAGCACTGACGGAAAACTGAGACTGGTGGAAAATATTTTCAGAGAG GTGCAAGATGGTGTACAGGTCATAAAGAATAAACAGGATATAATGAATACTCAACTACAGCTTGCAAGATTTCAAGTTCCAAAGCTTGAGCAGGAAGTAGACACCCACAATACTACACACGTGGACTCAGCACAACCTATGTCATCTGCTCCTGTTCTGTCTCACCAACAATTTCCCCCTGTTATTGCGCTTGCTCAACCGCCTTTCGCTCTTCCTCCACCTAATGCTCCTCCACCCCCTCCGCAACAGAATTCACTATCTCAAACTCAGCTTCAGAACCAGTTGGCCCAGAACCCAATTCCTTCCGGCACTCAAAAAGAAACTTATCTCCCACCGATTAGTCAGGCACCAGGAAACTCTAGTCAGCAGTACCAGCTGCCGGCACCGCAGCAGCCACAGACCTCTATCCCACCACCTCCACATCAAGGGTATCAGCCTTCGCCTTCACCGCTGTACTCGCAGCCATCTCCACCTCTTCAAGGGCATCTGCCTTATACATCTGTTAATCGCTCACAACCTCAACCTCCATTGAGCCGTCATCCTGAGGAGAGACATCATATAGCATCGCAGAATTATTCATTACCAAATACCAGTCAACCTCCCTCTAATCCATCAAGTGGAGCCCCTGCGTCCCTGCAGTTTTACGCAGCTTACTCTAATATGTTTGAGCCCCCATCTGGCAGACAGGTTTCTGGATTTTCTGGTGCTCATGGTTCATCCACTGGCCCGGGTGAATCTTATCCTTATAGCGGTTCCCCTGTCCAGTATGGCAGTGACTCCCCTTTTAAATCGCAGCAACTTGCTTCGACCGCAATGGGCCAGAGTGGTGGAAGTGGTTATCCACACCTCCCCACAGCAAGAATATTACCTCAAGCACTACCTACCACTTCTGCAGTTGGTAGTGGGTCTAGTTCTCCTCGTACTGGAACTAGAGTTCCTATTGATGATGTAGTTGATAAAGTGACAAATATGGGATTTTCAAGAGACCAAGTAAGAGCAACAGTGCGGAGATTGACAGAGAATGGACAGTCAGTTGATTTGAATGTGGTATTGGACAAGTTGATGAATAATGGGGAAAGCCAGCCGCCACAAGGCTGGAATGGTAGATAA